The genomic interval TATATCAagcattgctattgggcaccagtggtgcctagcaccttctaaATGTGTCGACTTgcaattggctagcgatactctataaaaattattatattaaactatatgggacccgatacttaattacaccaataacgatattgacacgtaggagggtgctaggcacgaggagtgccctttagcatttctcatatatatatcatatgttTTGTCGACAAATTAATCTAACTAAAAAGTGTcctattttttcacttttattcaacaataaataaatatattagccTAGCTAGCTAGTCCTTCCTTAGCTACTatacttatataattaataagtagaatataataataataataatagtaaagaTAAGATATAGTTAAGACGGTTATTAAGTTAATACTTAATTTCTTAATGCAATAGACAATAGTACTATATGGTCAACTATAGGTAATTACTAATTAAGCAACAGACAAGATTATAATgagaatattaattaattaaatacactgtCGTTTGCCGACAAGGCAATCACTCGACAAAGCAAGACAGAGATTGGGTCCCACTCTCACTCATTCACATGCTGATGCTCCACCAATCAAAATCACCCACATCATCTTATCTAATCAAAATCCAATCCAACGCCTCTCCTTTCCCGAAACCAAAATCCCAGCCGTCCAATTAAGTCTTCTGAGTTAAGACGTGTGACACACCCTATCATTCCTCACAAATCTCAATCAAAGATCCATCCCTTTGATTGATTATGTATAAAAGCTTGTTTCCCATTACCATTTTCTCTCAAACCAAACACAAACCACTTTCTCTTCTCTCTAATCAATTAATTTTCTCACATCTCTGTAACTCAAAATATTTTCCATGGAAATCATGACTGTCAAATCGACTATTCAAGATCACGACGATGACTCTCTTAACCTCAGTTTGGGTTTGCCAGGTTCTAACAAGAGAGCTGCGGCGGAGGAATTAGCTGAGGATTCTAGATCTAAATCCACCAAGTGTAGTAGATCTGTTCTTATTACCGGAAATAACAAGAGTAGTACGCAACAGCAAGCGGTTGTTGGATGGCCGCCGATTCGATCTTACAGGAAGAACAATACTCATCATCAAACTGTTATTACGGCGATGAAGAAAGCAAAAACGAGCAGTTCGACGGAGTATTCATCGTCTTCTTCGGTGTCGGTAGTGGAAGTTtcgaattcgggaggaggaggaggaagtTACGTGAAAGTGAGCGTTGATGGAGCTCCTTACTTGAGGAAGATTGACGTGAAGGTGTATAAAAGCTACGGTGAGTTGGTGAAGGCTTTGGAGAATATGTTCGGAGGAGTTTGTATCGGTAATTACTCGGAGACGGAAGGTTACAGTGGATCTGAATATGCTCCTACTTATCAAGACAAAGATGGTGATTGGATGCTACTTGGAGATGTTCCATGGAAGTAAGTTGTTTCGcatctttttaattttgattatgtatatatatatatatatatatatatatatatcctataGAATAGATCATAGAGCTCATAACTAATATATTTGTGTGATTTGCAGTATGTTTGTTTGTTCATGCAAAAGGATGAGAATCATGAAGGGTTCAGAAGCTAGAGGACTGGCTTCTTCTGCTTAATCGATCATTGATCAATATTCATCATCAATTcataatcaagatttgagtttttttttaatattatataaagaagaaaagaagaagagagatcTGCAATTGTACAGAGAGGATTATAAAATTACTATAGTAATATATAGTAGGTTATATTATTGTATAAGATTAATTTCATTACatacaacaacaacaagatatataaaatatctttcCCAATTTTGTGTTTATCTTCTTTGGatgacaaaaatatatatacactacatATCAATAATGTTTGATTTGTATAAATGTAATAGTTATTGCTACGGCCGCAACTTGTGTTGATGGAAGCACCACAGTTCAGTATGGAACATATATAACAGATCAACCATGATTTTTGATTCCAATGTCCACCATTTTTCACTTGAttttatataaacaaaataaaaaaaaaaatctctttctACGAATATTAACCtgtttatttaagttgatttcaaagaaaataattttgattttgaacaacagaaaattggaaaaaataagtgataatattaaataacaaacatgAAATCTTCAAAATCTCTTCAGCTaattagttgttgttgttgtcgtCCAAAGAagataattatgtttaattaaaaGACAACAAACACAAATCTTTGTATTATACTGGCTGATGGAAAAGTCTAGTTAGTGAATTTTGCAATACGTAACAAGAACAAATTACAACTCACTCACTCAGATATAATTCCTATACAACAAAATGTCGATtagaatataatataatagCTGATAATAGTAATACCATAAATTAAGGAGCAATTAGAAAAGAGAGAAGTTTTCTCCAACCACTAAGTTTGAGTCCATTCTGCTGCTATCCTGGTCATTAAAAGACCCCATTCTTGAATCTAGAATGGCAAGCTGGCTCTTCACCCATGGCGGGTTCGACCTCCCTTCTATCCACAAGGCTTCTCCAGTGTCTTTGTGTTTAAAGTCTGGATATTTGGGGTTCCTCTGCAAATCACAACAAAACGCAAAATTAACATAACTCAAAGTTGAAACAAAACCAAAGTAGGCTTGTTGTCATTGTCAACATACCTTATTTCTCCTATTATCCCACCATTCCACTGGATTAGCAAAGTAGGCTTGCCATAATTGCTCTACTGTTTCGTCACTGTTTGCATTAGCATTTCCAAACTTTCTACCTGCAAGAAtttcatataaataaaataaggtATGAGAATCCAACGAACTTGGCTCAAACAATATGACTTGCCTGGTATTGTTGTGGAGTCAGAACCCGATGAGAAATtcttttcaacaaaattcaGTTGCTGAACAACAACCTGTGCAGAAAATGACAGACAAACTACCATTGTTTAGTTGATCAAGCTGGTGAAGATACTTAGATATGATGAAGTGACACACACAGTAGGAGATCAAATCACACAAAACCTTGTAGTATGTCTGCTGTTTACCATCATCGCTTTCAACTGTATCTGAAATCAAACGTCCGGAGACATATATCTGTTGCCCTTTTTCGACATGTTGAGAAGCAATATTTGCTAGTTCATCCCAAAATGTCAGATTGATCCTGGATATTATCAAGTAGAGAAAGAATGCTTCAAATCCCTGTCCTCAAAGGAACATTAATGAGGTAACCTCTTAACAAAGCCAATACTTTTCAAATGGCATAGCTATAAAATCATCATGAGATTGAAAGACAAGAGTTTAAGCTTTCTAATAAATAAGCACCCTATAATGATGAAGAGTCATATTTGATTTCATGACTACACCATATCATGATCATATATTGAGGGATTGTTAAACTTAATTTAGTGTCAAATAAGGTAAGGAACTCAATTAAGTTGATGGTGTACTATCCTCTTCTCAATTTTACTTATCCCTTTCTTGGTTTGAATTTAAAATCATCCAATTTCCATCAAAGATTCCttcttttttacaattttgtttcttgctactACCCATTATTCACCAATTTTCTGAAAACAATATCTAAAAATCCCATTTCAATAGTCAAAACAGAATATAATTAAGAGAAAGATTGAGAATTGGGAATTGAGTTACCATGAAGTATCAGTGGAAGACTTCTTGACGGCGAGGCGGGTCCAAGCGACGACCTTGCCAGAGGGCAAGTGCTTGATTTCAACAGGAACACCAACGATGCCTATCAGCTGCACCGTATTGCACAGCTCCTTCTTCCACTGAATCTCCGGAGGTCGAGGGAACGCCGCCGCTGCAGCCGCTTGGTTGAAGTAGTAgttgttgttattgttattgTACTCGACAGAGCATTTGAAAGAGCGGCGTTGAAAGCCCAATCGGGTACATAAACGAGTATTGTTGAAAGGAGTGGAGAGAAA from Cannabis sativa cultivar Pink pepper isolate KNU-18-1 chromosome 4, ASM2916894v1, whole genome shotgun sequence carries:
- the LOC115712982 gene encoding auxin-induced protein 22D yields the protein MEIMTVKSTIQDHDDDSLNLSLGLPGSNKRAAAEELAEDSRSKSTKCSRSVLITGNNKSSTQQQAVVGWPPIRSYRKNNTHHQTVITAMKKAKTSSSTEYSSSSSVSVVEVSNSGGGGGSYVKVSVDGAPYLRKIDVKVYKSYGELVKALENMFGGVCIGNYSETEGYSGSEYAPTYQDKDGDWMLLGDVPWNMFVCSCKRMRIMKGSEARGLASSA
- the LOC115712981 gene encoding protein OSB2, chloroplastic isoform X2 — translated: MAKMAKLIQQPIIPSSSSTNDFLFLSTPFNNTRLCTRLGFQRRSFKCSVEYNNNNNNYYFNQAAAAAAFPRPPEIQWKKELCNTVQLIGIVGVPVEIKHLPSGKVVAWTRLAVKKSSTDTSWINLTFWDELANIASQHVEKGQQIYVSGRLISDTVESDDGKQQTYYKVVVQQLNFVEKNFSSGSDSTTIPGRKFGNANANSDETVEQLWQAYFANPVEWWDNRRNKRNPKYPDFKHKDTGEALWIEGRSNPPWVKSQLAILDSRMGSFNDQDSSRMDSNLVVGENFSLF
- the LOC115712981 gene encoding protein OSB2, chloroplastic isoform X1, producing the protein MAKMAKLIQQPIIPSSSSTNDFLFLSTPFNNTRLCTRLGFQRRSFKCSVEYNNNNNNYYFNQAAAAAAFPRPPEIQWKKELCNTVQLIGIVGVPVEIKHLPSGKVVAWTRLAVKKSSTDTSWINLTFWDELANIASQHVEKGQQIYVSGRLISDTVESDDGKQQTYYKVVVQQLNFVEKNFSSGSDSTTIPGKKFGNANANSDETVEQLWQAYFANPVEWWDNRRNKRNPKYPDFKHKDTGEALWIEGRSNPPWVKSQLAILDSRMGSFNDQDSSRMDSNLVVGENFSLF